A genome region from Macaca nemestrina isolate mMacNem1 chromosome 20, mMacNem.hap1, whole genome shotgun sequence includes the following:
- the LOC105493781 gene encoding ras-related protein Rab-8A — translation MAKTYDYLFKLLLIGDSGVGKTCVLFRFSEDAFNSTFISTIGIDFKIRTIELDGKRIKLQIWDTAGQERFRTITTAYYRGAMGIMLVYDITNEKSFDNIRNWIRNIEEHASADVEKMILGNKCDVNDKRQVSKERGEKLALDYGIKFMETSAKANINVENAFFTLARDIKAKMDKKLEGNSPQGSNQGVKITPDQQKRSSFFRCVLL, via the exons ATGGCGAAGACCTACGATTACCTGTTCAAGCTGCTGCTGATCGGGGACTCGGGGGTGGGGAAGACCTGTGTCCTGTTCCGCTTCTCCGAGGACGCCTTCAACTCCACTTTTATCTCCACCATAG gaATTGACTTTAAAATTAGGACCATAGAGCTCGATGGCAAGAGAATTAAACTGCAGATATG GGACACGGCTGGTCAGGAACGGTTTCGGACGATCACAACGGCCTACTACAGGGGCGCAATG GGCATCATGCTGGTGTACGACATCACCAACGAGAAGTCCTTCGACAACATCCGGAACTGGATTCGCAACATTGAGGAG CACGCCTCTGCAGACGTCGAAAAGATGATACTCGGGAACAAGTGTGATGTGAATGACAAGAGACAAGTTTCCAAGGAACGGGGAGAaaag CTGGCCCTCGACTATGGAATCAAGTTCATGGAGACCAGCGCGAAGGCCAACATTAACGTGGAAAAT GCATTTTTCACTCTGGCCAGAGacatcaaagcaaaaatggacaaaaaattg GAAGGCAACAGCCCCCAGGGGAGCAACCAGGGAGTCAAAATCACACCGGACCAGCAGAAGAGGAGCAGCTTTTTCCGATGTGTTCTTCTGTGA